DNA from Borrelia hispanica CRI:
GAATTTGAGATAAGTGAAGTTAAAATAAAGAATAATATTGGGTCCCATTTTATGGCAACAAATAATACAGAAGTTTTATATGATCCTCTTTTTCTTAAAGATAGAGGGCAAGAATATCATCTTAAATCTAAGCGTATATTTAGAAAAATATGAATTCCCAATTTATTAGCTCCATTATTGGTATTATTATTAAAAGGCTATATGCCTTTTTTTTATGCTTATTTATTATGTTAAATATTGATTTTTGCTAAATTTGATTGTATACTATGTATGTCTGAGATTATTTCTTTTTAACCTATGATGTATGTTTTTGATTTATATGTTCCCCTAATGAATAATAAAAGGAAACATACGTTTTTTTTATTATGTCAAATCTTGATTTTTGTTAATTTTAATTATATAATAGCTATGTGTTGAATTATCTTCAACCTATGTATAACCTTTATTTCTAAAATAAAAAATTCTAACAAAGAGAATTGTAACTTCTTTTTGTTAGTTTATAGTAATATATTGATTTAATGTTATCTTTTTATGGATTATATAGCAATACATGAAATATACAATATTATTTAAAACCATCTTTAATATCATGATATGCTTTTAATTTACTTGCTTTAGAGAGGCCATAAACATTATCTATTTCAGCTGTTGATGCATATTTCATTAATTCTTTAATTTCAAATGAATTGTATCCTTTGCTTTTAAGTGTTGCAATAAATATATTTCTACATATATGTAGTGATTTACGGTGTTTAAATCCTGATTTTGTAAGTAATTCTTTAAATTGTTTTGAAATTTCACTTATATTTATTCTATTATCTTTAAAGCGATGTTTACTTTTTTGAAATAGATAAGTACGTCTTGAATCTTGTCCTTTATTTTTAAAATGAAGTTTATGAATTTCTTCTATAGATTCAAATTCAGATTTACTTATTACTACTTCTCTAATGCAAATACTGGTTCGCTTCTTTGCAACATTTACACGTAAACTATAAAATACATCACCATTATTATTTTCTTCTCTTACTATGTCATCAATTCTTGTATTTTGAATCTCTACTCCTCTACAACC
Protein-coding regions in this window:
- a CDS encoding tyrosine-type recombinase/integrase, translating into MKEYEILKAKIKELKKQNSILLKETRQYKKELLQTKGNPKSKSIPIRFYLNDKTIRLVKKSIEKLKLIDPISGWFVHILSITGCRGVEIQNTRIDDIVREENNNGDVFYSLRVNVAKKRTSICIREVVISKSEFESIEEIHKLHFKNKGQDSRRTYLFQKSKHRFKDNRINISEISKQFKELLTKSGFKHRKSLHICRNIFIATLKSKGYNSFEIKELMKYASTAEIDNVYGLSKASKLKAYHDIKDGFK
- a CDS encoding DUF261 family protein, with protein sequence EFEISEVKIKNNIGSHFMATNNTEVLYDPLFLKDRGQEYHLKSKRIFRKI